Proteins encoded by one window of Epinephelus moara isolate mb chromosome 18, YSFRI_EMoa_1.0, whole genome shotgun sequence:
- the shisa9b gene encoding protein shisa-9B, whose protein sequence is MRGTELLLGYFLVKVMVCDAEGEPGQTVDDFMLVTGFNDSKDGEIAVTETPHMEDKCRGYYDVMGQWDPPFVCRTGSYLYCCGTCGFRFCCAFKSSRLDQTTCKNYDTPPWMMTGGTPPKVDVALDAAKDKTNLIVYVICGVVAIMALIGIFTKLGLEKTHRPHRENMSRALAHVIRHPASEHTDDIGLGQHYENIQTRVTVNSLHSNQMNNVVQASTLIAQPYPLVGQITSPYEQQKPVKDLNKYATLKAVAEKANDSFYSNRRQVIEMTTKGSLPMEAMDMEPEPSNPYSPPRQLSSKQNGHKYKSPKSRSAQSLCYGSNTAASPGVLRSWESKDMLGLRHNYGPKKLCIIEKELHTTRYLPPQPYFVTNSKTEVTV, encoded by the exons ATGCGGGGCACGGAGCTGCTGCTCGGGTACTTTCTGGTGAAAGTTATGGTGTGCGATGCAGAGGGCGAGCCGGGTCAGACCGTCGATGACTTCATGCTGGTTACCGGGTTTAACGACTCAAAGGATGGGGAGATCGCAGTCACGGAGACCCCGCACATGGAGGACAAGTGCCGCGGTTACTACGACGTGATGGGCCAGTGGGATCCGCCGTTCGTGTGCAGGACGGGCAGCTACCTGTACTGCTGCGGCACCTGTGGCTTCAGGTTCTGCTGCGCGTTTAAAAGCTCCCGGCTGGACCAGACCACCTGTAAGAACTACGACACCCCGCCGTGGATGATGACAGGAGGAACGCCGCCAAAAGTGGACGTGGCGCTGGACGCCGCCAAGGATAAAACCAACCTGATTGTGTATGTCATATGCGGGGTCGTGGCCATAATGGCACTGATAGGAATTTTCACCAAGCTCGGTTTGGAAAAGACGCACCGTCCGCACCGAGAAAATATGTCAAG AGCTCTTGCACATGTTATCCGCCATCCTGCCTCAGAACATACGGATGACATTGGACTTGGCCAGCACTACGAGAACATACAAACCAGAGTCACAGTAAACAGTCTCC ATAGCAACCAGATGAACAACGTGGTTCAAGCATCGACTTTGATAGCTCAGCCTTACCCGCTCGTGGGACAGATCACCAGCCCCTACGAACAACAGAAGCCTGTCAAGGATCTCAACAAGTACGCCACGCTTAAGGCTGTGG CAGAGAAAGCTAATGACAGCTTCTACAGCAACCGGCGGCAAGTGATCGAGATGACAACCAAGGGCAGCCTTCCCATGGAAGCCATGGACATGGAGCCGGAGCCGAGCAATCCTTACAGCCCGCCCAGACAGCTGTCGTCAAAACAGAATGGACACAAGTACAAGAGCCCCAAGAGCCGCAGCGCCCAGTCGCTGTGCTACGGCTCCAACACTGCCGCCAGCCCGGGGGTGCTAAGATCCTGGGAGAGCAAGGACATGCTGGGCCTCCGACACAACTATGGCCCAAAGAAACTCTGCATCATAGAGAAGGAGCTGCACACCACTCGTTACTTGCCTCCGCAACCGTACTTTGTCACCAACAGCAAGACAGAAGTGACAGTATGA